From the genome of Mastacembelus armatus chromosome 12, fMasArm1.2, whole genome shotgun sequence:
TGGGTTTATGTGATTCTCACTATGTGATGTTGTTTAATTAATCCTCcatttatttgttctttgttgttttggtctGTGTGACTCATGCAGGTTATTCTAACCAGTGATTTCAAAGATAAGGCTGgtaatattctgcttttttttcttagtctcactgcatgaaaagaccaaaccaacactgttgtcagtgttttctctgttgggTCTGTAGCTGCTCTCAGCTCACTGGCTCCTAGTGAAGATCCAGTAGATTcagtatatacaatatacagcCTCATTATACACTTTGGTGTATTTCAGCAGCAGGACGGTGCATGTGGGCCTGAGTcagaataaactacagtgtgtgtgttgatggtgATGGAAGAACAtgtcacacactgcagcagtgtGATATCTGGTGGGTTTTTATAGTTTCTGGGCAATGATGGAGCTTTGTGAAgatgtatcacacacacacacacacagaggtggtGTGTTGGTTTGGGTCTTATCAtgagatttatttttaacagaacTGTAGAATATCACCAGGCTTATTCTCAGGACTCACAAGTTGTTGTTGGTGTTTGGTACAGCTGAAACAGAGTTTCAGTCTTTCAGTATTGCAGGgtggaggtcaaaggtcacactgGTGATGAGACAGCGATAGCTTTAAATGCTTGTTTGAGGATGTAAGCTGCAAACCTCCTCGTGTCTTAATGTGACGTTCAGATTTTTAAGggtctttgtttttctggtcCTGACAGAGAAATAATTGTGACGGTGGCTCCAGACCAGCTGGCGACGCAACCACTCGACCCGAAGAGAAGGACCCTCTCCTGCAGGAAGAactggactgacacacacacactcatgtatacaaacacacagctggtgTTGTGAACCCACTATACCAACACAATCCCACTATCCTGAACTAAAGGTTCTGTGCTCAGCACATGTTGTGCCACGTTTTACTTGACTGTAAAGTTTGTGAAACTCAAAGACTCAGGTTtatgttattaaatgtttttgtgttgtggcAGAGTGAAGGAAGATCATGGATGTTttacaggaaagagaaaagctgaGCAGGTGCTTCCCCCCTCGTTTTTCTCAGCTCTCTGGAGGTTTTACAGATATGAACCCTCCATGGACTAAAGTCTGGTTTGACCTGGGTTTCAGACATCTCTCGTCACTGTGGGGAAATACATCAGCTCCTTTAATACATCCATGGTGAAGATGCTCCTGTCACTGAAAACTACTTTTTGTACAAAGAATCAAACATTTCCAGTGATTTGTGACACTCGTGAAGGTGATCAGAAACATTTCACCATGTCTCTGTGGTGACGACTTTTACTGTAATTTTAGATTATTGTCAACAACACGTGGGCTCAAAGCTCGTAGTGTGTGTCCAGTGTTTTATTACCAGTGTGCAGTAAGGAGGAGACGTCGCTGATTTGTTGTTAAAGCAGCGACTCAAACActcctgtgtgtttactgtcaaggaggaaaatgtcatttaatgACAGACGCcttctaattattgatgagtGAATTAAGAGAAGCATGGTGGTAATAAATGTGCTCAAACACTCAGTATGTGATTTAAGTTGTGTCTGTTCTCAGAAGCCTGAGGCTGATTTGAATGTTTCTAAAAACTGTTTGTGGACTATGAAGGTGGTGCAGGTGATCAGGAGTGATGCTTTGGTCAATGCATTTTCTCATTGCTTCTGCTGAGCATCAGCTCATACTGACCGTTTCGTTTCTGACCAGTCCTGCACTTATACACCCACCGGTTACATCACGGgagctgtttccatttctggGTCATGACCATGAAGCTCAAACTCGCTCCGAACAAATTAGTAACtccctttttccttttctgttccCAAATCAGACAGAGGACTGTTGTTCTGTGGTGTTCTAGTTTAGGTAACTACAGGTGAATGTCACTTTAGGTGGTTCTTTTTTTACCACTCGCCCGTCTGTCGTGTTGAAAATGTCATGAGTGAGGACACCTTGCAGAGGAATTTGACCTTTTTATCAGTGCTGCAGCTTTTATCTTCAGTGATAGTGACTTTCAGTTCTTCAGGCTGAAACCAGCACGGTTGTAAGTCAAAGTTTGAACGAGGATTAAATCCTGGAGACTTTAATTTTGAGGCCAGTTTCTCTGACCCTTTAAAGCTGCAAGTCAAAAGTTTTATTGGGGTCGAGCaaatattcattgtttttaattagaGTATTACATAattcacaaatacaaaaactttaACCACATATTTGCATTTACATTCATATGTTTTGAGATATTATTACTTTGGTGAGCAACAGAGCAAACTTTATTCATACAACAGGAGCAGCATTTAGATTTACAACCCTCAGAAAGACAATAAGACAGGAAAGGATTTTATGCCCTGATTtagtaaaatacacattttacaaacatgCAAAAGCTGTTTAAAGGACCATAACACAGTTATAGatgtaaatatatacacatatatacagtacacatttattaaacattattttctgttactCCACATGTGGACTCCTGTTATTGACGGCTGCTGTATAAATACAGAACGTCCCCATAGGATAAGCTATAACAGTTCACCAATACATTAAGAAcaaatatcatatatatataaagatcTGAGGCTCCTgccaggggtcagaggtcactgtgGCTCCTTTTAATAAAGAGGGGCTTGACCATGTATTGAACGTGTCTGTGCAAAGTGCCTTCCTGAACCAAAAGTAAAAATTTAACTCCACATGTGGAAAGgtctgtgtttttagtttttgttgaaagTTTCACTGCTGAACTTTAAGGTGTGATAGAAACACATGACCGGAAAATATTTGGTTCTCAGTATGAGTTCacataagaaaaaaacagtCCAACAGGTAAAACGAGTCATTAATTTTGACACATCGCAGTGAGACGACGTTGAGAGTGATGAAGTTGTCAGTTTTTTGgtgaaatgtaaacacagagaTCGTCAGCAAACGGTGCAACTTCTCCCAAACACTTTGATGCAACATTTAGTCATTCTGGGCTGTGAtgtgtttgctgtttcagtCCGGATTAAAATTTGATGTGCATGTTCCTCAGGGTGATTTGTAAGAACTTTCTCTCTAGTAAACTGTGAGTGGACATTCTTTGAGGCTGAAATATCATCAGTCCTCACCAGTGACGAACCACTTCCCCCTGTCCTCAGCTTGTGGAGAGATGCATCTGAGCACATGGATGTCTCGCTGTGGTGAAGCTCCTCATGTTTTCCTGTCCTGTTtattcctccacctccttcataGCCTCTTTACTTGTCTCCTGTTCCTTTGTCCCATCCTCTATAATTAGCAGCTCTGTGACCTGGATGCTGCAGACTGAGCTCTGCCCTGCACACAGTCGAAACAAAAGGCTAATCCTGTGCAACACGTGctaacttcacacacacacacacacacacacacacaagcacacacacagtgtcaaaaCCCAACTTGGCGTGACTGTTGCTAGGAGAAGCCGAGGGTCATCGTGGGAATCAAGTGTTGAGGCCACACTTACGCAGAAAAATGAAGTGCAGCAGTGTGAGGCCAAGTGCTTCTATCGGCCGTCTGAGGTTCAGATCATAGAAATATTTCCTCTCTACACGCCGGTGTTTGCAGGCAGCGGGGGGACTTGAGCTGCAGCTCTTCCTTGGTGACAGTGGCAACGCAGCAACAAAACACCTGCTGGAAACCTGCTCTGAACCTGCAGATTCAACAGCATGACAGAATTAGGGACCCTAACCCAGTACATTAAAATGTAGGGCTTTTTACCAGCAAAACCTTTACAGTGGATCTCCTACCTGCTGTTGAGGCAGTAGTAGATGATTGGGTTGTACATGGTGGAGCTCATGGCGAGCCACATGACGGCCAGGTAGACCTGCTGGATGTAGAGCTGCTCGAACAAATCGGGGAAGAACTCGTGCAGCAGGAAATAGATATGATAGGGCAGCCAGCAGACGGCAAAGGTGCACAACACCATGACCATCATCTTCACCACCTGCCACAGGAAAACACGGAGACGGGGCCGTGGGGTGAgtttaaaataatctttttcaattttgttgttttaatgccgGGGTTAACACTCCATTAAATTAAGTGATGGGTTTTAGTAcctgacctgtgtgtgtgtgtgtgtgtgtttgctgcaccTTGCGTTTGGAAATAAGCTGCTCCTTGTAGTGTTCAGATGAGTCTCCGGGAATCTCACTTGCCCAGAGGGTGATGCCCACAGTTGTGTACGCACATCCCATAATGCAAAGGGGCAAGAAGTAGATCAgcagtgtcacacacacatagtatCTGCAGCAAAGGTTAAAAATAACAAgagcaaaggaaaagagagatgTTGGTGTTTTATCACTTTCTACCCAGATAAATAGACACAAATCATCATTCAAAGCAGATTATTTTAGGTCTCTGAACATGTCGTGAGGGGAACtaattattcattttgacaCATCGCAGTGAGATGACATTGAGAGTGATGAAGTTGTCAGTTTTTTGgtgaaatgtaaacacagagaTCGTCAGCAAACGGTGCAACTTCTCCCAAACACTTTGATCTAACATTTAGTCATTCTGGGCTGtggtgtgtttgctgttttagtCCGGATTAAAAATTGATGTGCATGTTCCTCAGGGTGACTTGAAAGAACTTTCTCTCTAGAGCCATCCTCAGGTCGACATTTAATTTATCCAATTTGAACAAAAACCTGCAAAACTAATGCTAGCACTCTAAAATGATAAGATAAAACATTATTCCATTATCTTTCGTTGCTCCTATAAATAAATGACTCTGAGACCCGTCTGCTGTCAGATCATGGACTTACATGTTCATTTCATGTTCACATCAATTACTACACAGACAGACGCATCAATGCACACACCGACACAGTAATgatttctcatttctttctctgcctcgACAAATCAGAACCCCTGAATTAAAGATGCTTTAATTTCCAGAGAGGTGGAGAAGGTGTGTGAGGGAGGCAGGCATTAATTCTAGACGcaaattaatcaaatttaaCTCCAGGGAGTTATTTCAGAAGGAATTGATGAGACATGAGAGATGAGATTTCTGCAGCTACAGGGCCTGTTTCTTCATATTCTCAATTAATCCCTCAAGGGAAAGATTATTACACTGGCTGAGCTGCACTGCAGCCTCACTACTAAAGCAGCAGCTATAGTTGTAGTTATAACAGCTAAGTCAGAAACTTTATTTTTGAGAGTttgactgtaaataaaataaattaccaACCAAAAGAAGCTAGAGCAGCCTCAACAGGAATGGGGAAATGCTGAACTAATCCTTTAATAATTAAACTTTCAGGAACTTTCTGTGGGTTCAGGTTTACAAAGGCCTGGTTTTCGGCTGTGCTCACATCTTCCTGAAGTCCACAGTGGTGTATTCTGGCCACTGGATGTAGCAGATTGTGCGTCCAGGCAGCAGGTTGGTGGAGGAGTAGTAGTACTGAGGGTAGGCCAGAAGCAGAGCCAGCATCCAGATCACAGTGATCACCACACAGGTCTCTGTAGAGGACAGCCTCTGCTGCAGGGGGTGGACAATCGCCATGTAtctaacaaacacaacattttgtttagtagcatttcactttttaaatgatACTTAGTGATGAGAAACATCCTCGACCTGTTGGAAAAGGCACAAcagctgtttgttgtgtttattagAAAGGATGACACTGTGTGAAGTCTATTTACAGCTGAACTGTTTTagtggtgacctgtccagggtggacccctgcctttcacccaaagagagctgggataggctccagcagatccctgagacccAGGTTAAGGAgtaagggggtacagatgatggatggatggatgttttagcCAGTTAATTGTTCCCGGCATTTTagtccaaaataaaatatgacaggTCATACCTGCTTGACCCTTCATGTAGTTTACATGTGAATTAGTCAATTAGTCCAGTACTATCCTAAATATCCCTCCCTGGTCCAGAACTGTAGACTTAGGTACCACAGGGCTGCAGATATGTGAAGAGAAAGGTCTCCCCCACAAAAGTCAAGACAAACTATGAAGAATCAAAGATGGTGCCGGACTCCGTCCTGGTAGCAGCAGTGCTACAGATGAATAAATGCAATAACTATTCTAATCACTAGTGTTGGTGTAAATTAGCTCCCAGTCAGCAGTGGACACTCTCAGGGCGGTGAGCAAAGAAGAAGACCCATCCATCTTTGATTTCACATGTTTTTGTCGACTTTAATTTTGTCGACTGTTCTTTCACTACGGCACATCAGGCTTCACTGTGCATATtcatgtacatacatacactgtGCAGtccctgcagaaaacacacacacctgtacagaGCTATGGCCGTCATGGAGTAAATGCTGGCAAATATGGCAGCAATGGGGAAGAAGTTGTGGAAGTGGCAGTAAATCTGACCGAAGTACCAGTCGTTGTGAACAGCGTAGACAAAGTTGATCACTGTGTTGAACGCTGAGATGGCAGCTTCAGCAAAGGCCAGGTTCACCTGCAGACAGTGACAGATTGGCAGAattacagctgcagctcctgccacaatacacacagacatataatCAGGTTTCATGGAGCTGTTTGTTAGAGTCCCGAACACATTTTAACAGTGAGGATCAGTCTGACATTTAAATTGTGCCACATGTGctttaaacaaacaacaaccTGAGACACACTGAAGGTGTTGGGggcagtaataataaaaatctgcCTCTGGTGTgtgaatgagaaagagaaaggggcTTGTCCTGATCAGTAATAAACATAGAGCTCTGATAGGAAGTGGGTTTAATAAAATGCAGGGATTCATTGTGTTTGCATCCTCACATGAAATATCTCTTAATGCAATTTAACCACCAAGTCAGTCAGCCAATAGGATTTATTGATTCCATCTTTAAATTTCACGTCTAGTTTCTCCAAAgaaaactcaaaagaaaaacaaaagtttattttgtcgttttttttttgagaaaatatcTGATAAGTAATAATTTATGTACATAACATGCCGCACTTGCCAGAAAGTAATTGGTGACGGTCCTCATGCGTTTGTGCGCCAGAATAATCCAGATAACCACCACGTTACCGACCACAGACACCGCAACGATGCTGCAATAGGCGACAGCCCACAGCGCGACCTGCCACACCGGCTGGACGAACTGGTTGAAGCCTTGGCTGCAGTTGTTGGAGACACTTGTGTCGTTTGTGACGTTACAATCGGTGGCGCCGTAGTCGAGGTCCATCTTCAGGGCATCAGAGTGTTCGGTGAACTGGATGGTAAAACAGACCAGGGTCCTGTTCCTGGAGTGGATTCTTCCAAGgaggggaagctgctgctgcgATGGTGGGaagaggttttgttttgtggccGGATCGCCTTTACGCACCGCGAAGACGCGCAGGACATCACCGCCCCAAAACGCGCGACGCAGCTCATCAACCAACACTTCTTCAGGTTATTTAGCACCCGCACCTCTCTGTGCACTGTGCTCGCTCCCCCCTCACAGATCACACCAGAGGACTAGTCTCAGTCTTGTCTGGCGCGCACAAAACCGTTCAGCGTCTGGACCAATGAGACTAAGGATTAGTCCCTATATCGACTTATATAAAGTGATGGATTTAATAGATTACCAGTATGTACATAGTATATAACAATACATAGTTTATAGCCCAGCGCTGGAGACATTTCAACATCTGTAACTGTTCAACAAGACAAAacagctgtaaatgtaaaaggtTTAAAGTTATTGATAGAAAGAAACAATAATCAACACTTTGACAGGTCCTTAAGTCTGCTGACAAATAGATTATAGTCTAAATCATTTAATAacgggcagcacagtggattagtggttggcactgttgcctcacagcaagaaggttcctggtttgaaacccatcagtgacctgtccagggtgtacccctgcctttcacccaaagagagctgggatagactccagcagatccccatgaccctggttaaggactaagcgGGTCTAgatgttggatggatggatgaaagatTAACGTGCACCTGAAgctaaacatttattttgttttatttcatttaaaggCCCCGTGAGTCGTGAGGCCGTCAGATTGTGACCTAATTGTGTGTCAGCTCAGCAAAGTAATGGAAACAGATATGTGGTGCTACAACTTGTCGCATCAGATTGAAGCTGTTAGAGCCACTGCAGGGAAAACAGAAATTCAGCCTCAGTCGTCACCTGCTCCCTCACAGCTGCTgtatccagcagcagcagggagcgAAAGCTCATGTCTGAGCAGGTGATGAGGAAAGACatgagcagaggagagaatTCGCCCGTTCATCTGCTCGGCTGCCTGAACACctgctttcatttcaaactcaaaTTAAAAAGTGGGAATAGCAGCAACGTGCTGACACAATTAGACGGCTGTGATTTGAATTTCACAGCAAATGGAAAAGAACGTGAGAAGTTACCTGAGGCGTTCGAGCACGAGGAGAGTGGAGGGTTCAGAATAAAGTGTGGCACTAATGTTCATGTCCACCTCAGACAATGAACAATGATGATCAACGGTTTGATTTTTATCCCAGATCCCACCCTTCcatgggtttcaaaccaggaaccttcttgctgtgaggcaacacaaaaccactgctccactgtgctTCCTTATATAGCAGCTACAGATTTGgctttttttaatatctttgcttaaaatgtttttattttatttggcttttaACACATTGTCGAGTCTGATACTTtcttttgatcattttatttatattaaactgctgaattatttttttcttttatgtgaAGGACTTTGATCAACTGGATGTTTAAAGTGATTTGATTTAGAGCCTAAATATTGATCttaaacaaagtgaaataaaatgtcgCCTAAATgagagaaatataaatatttcatcagaaatgtaatttaacaATAACCGCACATCCTGTTCATGTACTGCACATCCTGTTTACTAGTTTTGCTATTTTACtaattcaaatataaaattatatgaAGGCAGCTCTGCCACATACCGAGACTTTTAATACTAAATATTTTACTAACATCAGACAATCATCTGGATATTCGTCTAATTGTAAACAGACCTTATTACGCATGCGCGACATTTTCCAACGTCAGGTGCAGCCAATTAACGCGAGAATCGTTTGATTATCACGCAAAACTTGGCGTTAACGTTGAGAAGGACACAGTCACGGTGTCCGGGGATGTTTTTAGTTTAGTGGGGGATTAGAGATGGAGCAGCCTGGATGACTGCTGTTTGTGCTTCACGTCCATTAACGTCAGTGTCCAGGTGTCCATCCAGGTGGCTGCTCCCCGCGTAGGAAACACACACGgcaggtaaaaaaacaaacaggtgacAGTACATTTGAATCATTCCTGTGGTGAGAAGAGGCTTTGGGAATCCTGCagcattaaaacattaattttataATGATTAACATTatgattaatattttaaatgatatttaaaTTGGTTAAACATTAATAATTAAGTGTCTAAATGGTCAGTGTGAACAAGAGACCACCCCAGGTGCAGTACTGGGCCCCATCAGTTCAGATTCAGAgatgttgtgtttgtggacCTGAATCTTTGTGTGCTGGAGGTTTCTGCGCTTAGTAAAAGTCAAAACCATTTACATGTTGACATaattattgctttttaaaatgggTCTAAAACAGGAGCAGCTGTGGATGGACGTTCTTTGTGGAGGTAACACTGAATGTTTTGCCCCAGCAGTCTCATTTACTCTAACATCTACATATTTATGGAAGTTGGATcctacagaaataaaagtttttttgaTTCAAAACTCTGGACTGAAATCAGGTTTTGTGGGATTCTTCACACTTCGAGCATTTAGCTTTTTTTGAAAGGTGTGTGTGCTATTTTATTGCATCTTGAAACGGTTTATAGCATCGAAAAGACAAGAATCTAAGTGATATATTGTTTGTGCATCAGCTCGGTTGTGTACGTGGCTTTAAATTGTTAACAGGTTAACCCATCAGGTAGAAGACACACTaatgtatgttttgtgtttttgagtttttggACTATTACCTTTAGGCACAAAGTGgagaagaaacacacactttaacttTGTTCTGAGAAGATTAGAACCACAGGGTTTTGCAGTTTATCTCTCTACTGccataaaaaaaagacattaactGAAGATAAACTGTTGTGCAGGATTTCGTGGACAGACTGAGCTGAGGCCACTGCTGCTGGAGGTGCCGAGGAGCCGCTGCATGATTTTGGATTCTCCACGTTCAGATAACAAGAtggtgtctttatttttttatcattaccctccttcttcctttctcttggttttactgcttctattttttattgtcttattgctgtttttagttATTATATAAAGGTTGTAGTAAGtagtgctatagaaataaaattgccataacataaacacacatgacacttcaaaataaaagtttttcagGGAAAATACTCAACAGCTAATGGGAAAATAAAGAATCACCTGCTGCTTTTATGAGTCAGACtaggacagaaaacaacagcctGAACATAAACATGATCACCCCCATGCATGAGGACTTGTTgcttttgattattatttttttactcatAATTTTTATGCAGCAgatcacaaactgatttttgTATCTTATTTATTATGGGTTGTATGAAGGTAAGAAGATTCCTcactgttagagaaattaaaatgtttactctcctgtgacctcctatgacctgatccacctgactttagtataactgaagcacttctgaatggggcctattgtgcattgtagaaatataattgttgctctcagtgagcacagtttgctctaaccttgactatttgataagggcccagatgtctttctgagagaaatcccctcccttttgtatttccatgaaaactgatgtgttaggcagccagtgatcctcatgctgtaccaaggtgctgtgtgactgttactccttgcaagtaaaacttctatataatcttaccgaagttcgtcctctgagtctatttgttaaaagaatttacctaacactcACAATATCTAGACAGAGATGTGTTGGGTGAAGTGCAGCCTCAGGTTAAATCTGATGCTCATCTGGGAGAGGAAACGTGTTTTTAGAGTCATCTAGTGgtgaaaagctgctgcagctcaagCTGGAGTCAGATACAGTGAAGAGGGTTGTGCTACAGCGTTTAGCATGGCTCCCCCTAGTGGTTCCTCTGTAGAATAACACATGTATCAGATTATAAAAGCATTTATAGTATAAATAGGATCAGCTTGTATGTTTTATATAAAGTCTTAAACTGTAATTACATCGCTGTAGTAAAGAATCAAAGCAGTTTAAAATACTGCGTTGAAATACTGAAAGTACCTCAGAGACTTTTGATTAGTACAGCACTGACTTAAGTCTGtgtagttactttccaccaacacTGGCTTCAACAAATGGGGGCTGCAcagaataaaatgaacacacaaacacacacactctctccaAACCCCTgccaacacgcacacacactttagcAGCATCCAATACTCAGACTGTCGATACAGTCATTGAGAGCAGTTTGTTGAGGTTTAGTTGCTGCGTTTTGCTCCATAGGTTTAACACGGAGTGTTAACATCAgtgttattttgctttttgtgctttgtttcagtatttttacatCATACTCTTCATTTCTCATCTTGGTTGTCTCGTCTTCATCGCTCACACCAGGTAAGAcctaatcattttaaaatgcagtgtcaATAATGGGAAGTATGTTTTGTTCTTgattcagaagaaaaaaacatctgtttaatCAGGGTGATCGATGCTGTCGTGTATTATTGTGCATTTTCTCAGTGTGTTAACTGATTTGATCACATCAGTCTGAACATAAAAACAAGCGTCGTTACAGGTTTGGAGGGGGGAGTGTTGAGCTTCACACTATCAACGTCTTTACGTGTTTGATTTCAAGGTTTTCTCAAAAATGTAgagaatgttttcatttaagacACTTCACAAGAAGCTGAATGCACTTTGAAGTAAAATCCTTTGTGTTGCCAAATAATGTAGTTTTCTAAGTAACTTATGAGATTGGTGATACTTTGTATTACACAGTATTGTGTTTATGGTGATTTGTGTATCGCTGCTTTGATATTTGACCCTATATCTTCTAAGACGTCAGAGATATTTACAGCAAAAAGCCATCCACTTTATGAACGAAGGTCATAGTCATGttactggaaaaaaacaggacGTACTAGTCCCAGACTGTCCGTCTGTGGACACAACCACATTAATCTTTATAACAAacaccacatttaaaaaaaaaaaggtacttCATAAGCAGCAGTTCAATAGTATAACCTGGAGGCTCTGTCTTTAGAGCTGTGAttatcaggtgtgtgtgtgtgtgtgtgtgtgtgtgtgcgtgtgcgtgtgtgtgcatgcgtgtgcgtgtgtgtgc
Proteins encoded in this window:
- the tacr1b gene encoding tachykinin receptor 1b, translated to MDLDYGATDCNVTNDTSVSNNCSQGFNQFVQPVWQVALWAVAYCSIVAVSVVGNVVVIWIILAHKRMRTVTNYFLVNLAFAEAAISAFNTVINFVYAVHNDWYFGQIYCHFHNFFPIAAIFASIYSMTAIALYRYMAIVHPLQQRLSSTETCVVITVIWMLALLLAYPQYYYSSTNLLPGRTICYIQWPEYTTVDFRKIYYVCVTLLIYFLPLCIMGCAYTTVGITLWASEIPGDSSEHYKEQLISKRKVVKMMVMVLCTFAVCWLPYHIYFLLHEFFPDLFEQLYIQQVYLAVMWLAMSSTMYNPIIYYCLNSRFRAGFQQVFCCCVATVTKEELQLKSPRCLQTPAWQSSVCSIQVTELLIIEDGTKEQETSKEAMKEVEE